One Brassica oleracea var. oleracea cultivar TO1000 chromosome C7, BOL, whole genome shotgun sequence genomic window carries:
- the LOC106304474 gene encoding protein LIGHT-DEPENDENT SHORT HYPOCOTYLS 9-like: MSSDHRISTTKDPPEHPSSSSSHQKQPLPPQLQPQQPLSRYESQKRRDWNTFIQYLKSQNPPLLMSQFDYTHVLCFLRYLDQFGKTKVHQQACVFFGQPDPPGPCTCPLKQAWGSLDALIGRLRAAYEEHGGGSPDTNPFANGSLRVHLREVRESQAKARGIPYRKKKRRKIKNDAVVVKKDVANSSSTPN, translated from the coding sequence ATGTCTTCGGATCATCGCATATCGACGACGAAAGATCCACCGGAACATCCATCTTCTTCCTCCAGCCACCAGAAGCAACCGCTTCCTCCTCAACTGCAACCGCAGCAACCGCTCAGCCGCTACGAGTCACAGAAACGCCGTGATTGGAACACGTTCATCCAATACCTAAAATCGCAGAATCCACCGTTGTTGATGTCCCAGTTCGATTACACGCACGTGCTATGCTTCCTCAGGTACTTAGATCAGTTTGGTAAAACCAAAGTACATCAACAAGCTTGTGTCTTCTTCGGACAACCCGATCCACCAGGACCGTGCACGTGTCCTCTCAAACAAGCTTGGGGAAGTTTAGATGCTTTGATCGGACGATTGAGAGCTGCTTACGAAGAACACGGTGGCGGGTCACCTGATACTAACCCGTTTGCAAACGGGTCTCTCCGAGTTCACTTGAGGGAAGTGAGAGAGTCTCAAGCCAAGGCTCGTGGGATTCCGTACAGGAAGAAGAAGAGGAGAAAGATCAAAAACGACGCAGTTGTTGTCAAGAAGGATGTTGCAAACTCTTCGTCTACTCCTAATTAG
- the LOC106303308 gene encoding uncharacterized protein LOC106303308, with the protein MSAKKKKFRPPFAVSSKVSRFVEPSSYSTLAKRKKSKSFSASVGAASDGVASGSVASGSVGPVGCLSVPSSSPIASFASIKPVISLTGPASVVSDTIASGSVSPKAIIDSPPLVNASPAYTAHVSSPGAPAAGVTPTRNYASLFKSSRELKEMGSPTEHTSGAPFVLIPDENIQAAKEEFKDFIYAKFHNDVPPMGRIIGILNAIWTKSGPRIFVHNLGQGSFLLKVINVRTREALLARSCWNIAGVPMFVSPWSPDFTPEEAPLSTVVVQVEMRNVPYLLFNDESLNRLAIAVGKPVALAPETQRKQNFQVAKVFVKVDLTKRLPDTIVSGFVNGREVLIDVSYPWLPIKCMICGKYGHNKDDCRVGVATGSPKSSSGRKTDAESSRKRSNSRHDLPSSEIPLNDDQPADLTAKFVLTLDSDSSPDGILSAGIALVVDIPPSQSPQANDDLEPGEIVEEPSSNTEEANNVKKVQLVDLKGSTVMASSSERSVSVASDVLIASVRSIGLQDFLGSDGIVLSEVAHGPEEELRNAVSGVSLVGDLVVGALGSEIVPADVHSPKAQDPSVASDLDSDSDTNRPLNPDFDEAEQIEKPFTLVRGRRIGRKASAQSVTCGIHVPAENLNITVSFVYGFNLLEDRVSLWTELVDLHTTTPVSRCPWAVLGDFNQILRSEHHSNHLSARVDISGIEDTNLSLKEAELFEAQAKGLPFTWRNNQDVNPISTKIDHAFINHQWASSFPDSYADFLDPDQSDHAPCLFRLPTHTRRVCKPFKFFHHVTDHPEYSELVNEGWQFDHIVGTNQFKLVRSLKLLKGVLRCLNKRHYSGISRRVKEQSAVVDNLQRSLLTASDQETAREEHVQRAQLNILLNAEHKFYRQRSRVRWADVRDRNTTFYHHTVSQHATRNHIHFLRDQDDRFIATTEGLKEHSAAYFQNILGTTDMPESLASLSDIQDLLPFRCSDLEKAYLCRNVLECEIKGTIFSMPLNKSPGPDGYSVEFIRASWDTVGSDVVAAVGEFFRNGKLLKDLNTTSIALIPKNQKHAPLVISKIIANRLKPILKKCVSPNQVAFLKGWSLGENVLLALELIRDYNKNACLKSGMLKVDIRKAFDTVCWDFIIKLVQAQGFPQMFTTWVRECISSPRFSVAINGELAGFFQGKKGLRQVMATFKSWSGLYMNNAKSKIFFGGYPDIQASVMADLSGFRRETFPTRYLGLPLDPKKINMATLQPFLERITSKLHSWTVKCFSFAGKVKLIYSVIYGMVNFWSSVFVLPKRFYAKAENGGWSWPQAA; encoded by the exons ATGTCTGCCAAGAAGAAGAAATTTCGTCCGCCGTTCGCCGTTTCATCCAAAGTCTCTAGATTCGTCGAGCCATCAAGTTACTCGACCTTAGCCAAAAGAAAGAAAAGTAAATCTTTTTCAGCTTCTGTTGGAGCTGCTTCTGATGGTGTAGCTTCTGGATCTGTAGCTTCTGGATCTGTAGGTCCGGTGGGTTGTTTAAGTGTTCCTTCCAGTTCACCAATCGCATCGTTTGCGTCGATTAAGCCTGTAATCTCTCTCACTGGTCCTGCTAGTGTTGTTTCAGATACCATTGCCTCCGGATCTGTTTCCCCAAAG GCCATCATAGATTCGCCCCCGCTTGTAAATGCTTCGCCAGCATATACTGCTCATGTATCTTCTCCAGGTGCCCCTGCTGCAGGTGTTACTCCAACCAGAAATTATGCTTCATTATTCAAGTCTTCAAGGGAGCTTAAGGAGATGGGAAGTCCGACTGAGCATACCTCTGGTGCGCCGTTCGTCCTCATCCCTGATGAGAACATTCAGGCAGCTAAAGAAGAGTTCAAGGATTTCATTTATGCAAAGTTTCACAACGATGTTCCTCCAATGGGCAGGATCATTGGAATTCTTAATGCGATTTGGACTAAATCGGGTCCTCGTATTTTTGTGCATAACCTTGGCCAAGGATCTTTCCTGCTAAAGGTTATCAATGTGAGAACTCGTGAAGCTTTGCTAGCTCGCTCCTGTTGGAATATAGCGGGTGTTCCTATGTTTGTCTCTCCATGGTCCCCTGACTTTACGCCCGAAGAAGCTCCTCTTTCTACTGTTGTGGTTCAAGTTGAGATGCGAAATGTTCCTTATCTTCTCTTTAATGATGAGAGTTTGAACAGGTTAGCTATTGCTGTAGGGAAACCGGTTGCTTTGGCACCAGAAACACAGCGAAAGCAAAACTTTCAGGTGGCGAAGGTCTTTGTGAAAGTGGATCTTACCAAAAGGTTGCCAGATACTATTGTCTCTGGTTTTGTAAATGGACGGGAGGTTCTTATAGATGTATCCTACCCTTGGCTTCCAATTAAGTGTATGATTTGTGGGAAGTATGGTCACAATAAGGATGATTGTCGTGTGGGTGTGGCTACGGGCTCACCAAAGTCTTCTTCTGGCCGGAAAACTGATGCTGAATCATCCCGTAAGCGATCAAATTCAAGACATGACCTTCCAAGCTCTGAAATACCTCTGAATGATGATCAACCGGCTGACCTCACTGCAAAATTTGTGCTTACGCTGGATTCTGATTCATCTCCAGATGGTATTTTGTCTGCAGGTATTGCGCTTGTTGTCGATATTCCACCTAGTCAAAGTCCACAAGCGAATGATGATTTAGAACCAGGTGAGATTGTAGAAGAACCTTCTTCCAATACGGAGGAAGCCAATAATGTGAAGAAGGTCCAGTTAGTAGATTTGAAGGGTTCGACTGTTATGGCCTCATCCTCGGAGAGGTCTGTTTCTGTGGCCAGTGATGTGCTTATTGCTTCTGTTCGTTCTATTGGTCTACAGGATTTTCTTGGGTCTGATGGTATTGTTCTTTCTGAGGTGGCCCATGGTCCCGAGGAGGAGCTTCGTAACGCTGTTTCAGGAGTAAGTTTGGTTGGTGATCTTGTCGTTGGCGCTCTAGGTTCAGAGATTGTTCCTGCTGATGTTCACAGTCCTAAAGCCCAAGATCCTAGTGTTGCTTCGGATTTGGATTCGGATTCAGACACTAACCGACCTCTTAATCCTGACTTTGATGAGGCAGAGCAGATTGAAAAACCTTTCACCCTAGTTCGTGGTAGGAGGATTGGCCGCAAG GCTTCAGCTCAATCAGTTACTTGTGGTATTCATGTTCCAGCAGAAAATCTGAATATTACTGTATCTTTTGTCTACGGTTTTAATTTACTGGAGGATCGGGTTTCTCTTTGGACGGAGTTAGTCGATTTGCACACGACAACGCCGGTTTCTCGTTGTCCTTGGGCAGTGCTCGGGGACTTCAATCAGATCCTGAGATCAGAGCATCATTCCAACCATCTCTCGGCTAGAGTGGATATTTCGGGTATTGAGGATACAAATCTATCTCTTAAGGAGGCAGAATTGTTTGAGGCACAAGCCAAGGGTCTCCCTTTCACATGGCGAAACAATCAGGACGTTAACCCCATATCTACTAAGATTGATCATGCTTTTATTAACCACCAGTGGGCTTCTTCTTTTCCAGATTCTTACGCTGATTTCTTGGATCCAGATCAATCTGATCACGCCCCTTGTTTATTTCGGCTCCCGACTCATACTCGTCGAGTGTGTAAACCGTTTAAATTTTTCCACCATGTCACTGACCATCCTGAGTACTCGGAGTTGGTTAATGAAGGTTGGCAGTTTGATCACATTGTGGGGACTAATCAGTTCAAGCTGGTCCGTTCTTTAAAATTGCTTAAGGGGGTCTTGCGATGTTTAAATAAGCGTCATTATAGTGGTATTTCTCGTCGGGTGAAGGAGCAGTCTGCAGTGGTAGACAATCTCCAACGTTCTCTCCTCACTGCTTCAGATCAGGAAACTGCAAGGGAGGAGCATGTTCAGCGAGCTCAGCTCAATATCCTTCTTAATGCGGAACATAAGTTTTATAGACAACGATCGAGAGTGAGATGGGCGGACGTTCGTGACCGTAATACAACATTTTACCATCATACCGTTTCTCAGCATGCCACTAGGAATCATATTCATTTCTTGAGGGATCAGGACGACAGGTTTATTGCGACTACGGAAGGTCTAAAGGAGCATTCAGCTGCTTACTTTCAGAATATATTAGGAACCACTGATATGCCAGAGTCTTTGGCCTCTCTCTCGGATATTCAGGATCTTCTTCCCTTCCGGTGTTCTGATTTGGAAAAAGCTTATCTCTGCAGAAATGTTCTCGAGTGCGAAATCAAGGGAACCATTTTCTCTATGCCGCTAAACAAAAGCCCAGGACCTGATGGTTATTCTGTGGAGTTCATTAGAGCGTCTTGGGACACTGTGGGGAGTGATGTAGTTGCTGCAGTGGGTGAATTCTTCAGGAATGGGAAATTGCTCAAAGACTTGAACACAACATCCATCGCTTTGATTCCTAAAAACCAGAAGCATGCTCCCTTG GTTATCTCTAAGATAATTGCTAATAGGCTGAAACCGATCCTTAAGAAATGTGTTAGCCCAAACCAAGTAGCTTTCTTGAAGGGTTGGAGCTTAGGTGAAAACGTTCTGCTAGCCTTGGAATTGATCAGAGACTATAACAAAAATGCTTGTTTAAAGAGTGGCATGCTGAAAGTGGATATTCGAAAGGCTTTTGATACCGTTTGTTGGGACTTCATCATTAAGCTTGTCCAAGCTCAAGGTTTTCCGCAGATGTTTACTACTTGGGTTAGAGAATGTATCTCCTCCCCGAGGTTTTCAGTCGCTATAAATGGAGAGCTGGCTGGGTTTTTCCAAGGAAAGAAAGGGTTAAGGCAAG TTATGGCTACCTTCAAATCTTGGTCTGGTTTGTATATGAATAATGCTAAGTCTAAGATCTTTTTTGGAGGATATCCTGATATTCAAGCATCGGTCATGGCTGATTTATCGGGTTTTCGGAGAGAGACCTTTCCAACGAGGTATTTGGGGCTTCCGTTAGACCCAAAAAAGATTAACATGGCTACTCTCCAACCTTTTCTAGAGAGAATCACTTCTAAGCTTCATTCATGGACTGTTAAATGTTTCTCCTTTGCGGGGAAAGTGAAGCTCATATACTCTGTCATCTATGGTATGGTGAACTTTTGGAGTTCGGTATTCGTCCTTCCTAAGCGGTTCTACGCAAAG GCCGAAAACGGAGGGTGGTCTTGGCCTCAGGCGGCTTGA
- the LOC106303309 gene encoding uncharacterized protein LOC106303309: protein MLQLKNLIPQFLRCTVGDGQYASFWYDYWTELGPLSIMFGSSGTRQLQIPISASVSEAVVNGNWFFPSARSEEAVTLQVVLSTTSVPSPSNGSDTYRWRGQSGGFTSEFSTRVTWDRLRVTSPTVSWFEVVWFKEEIPRCSFITWLSMLARLPTRDRLLSWGLQVPNSYVLCADGLESHNHLFFDCPFAVQIWNKFCGRFISLPPAHLQASVLMSSQFQDPYSSQVKVIFKLILQVIIYGLWRERNARIFRNVSLPPPAFFKLVDRSQRDRLLSFPRDPSQAHSLLELYFWFVDPFS from the coding sequence ATGTTGCAGCTCAAGAATCTCATACCCCAATTTCTTAGATGTACTGTGGGTGATGGTCAATATGCATCCTTCTGGTATGATTACTGGACAGAATTGGGTCCTTTAAGCATTATGTTTGGCTCATCAGGCACCCGTCAACTCCAGATTCCTATCTCTGCTTCTGTATCTGAGGCAGTGGTAAATGGTAACTGGTTCTTTCCATCAGCCCGTTCAGAAGAAGCGGTCACGTTACAGGTTGTCTTGTCAACCACTAGTGTCCCTTCTCCTTCCAATGGTTCTGATACCTACCGCTGGAGGGGTCAATCTGGTGGTTTTACTTCTGAGTTTTCAACTCGTGTTACTTGGGACAGGTTGCGAGTTACTTCTCCAACTGTTTCTTGGTTTGAAGTGGTGTGGTTCAAGGAAGAAATTCCTCGTTGTTCCTTTATTACATGGCTGTCTATGTTGGCTAGATTACCAACAAGAGATCGATTATTGTCTTGGGGTTTACAAGTGCCGAATTCTTATGTTCTTTGTGCTGATGGTCTTGAATCCCACAACCATCTGTTCTTTGACTGTCCGTTCGCGGTTCAGATATGGAACAAGTTCTGTGGGCGTTTTATCTCATTACCTCCTGCTCATCTCCAAGCATCAGTGCTTATGTCCTCACAGTTTCAAGATCCTTATTCCTCTCAGGTTAAAGTGATTTTCAAGCTGATTTTGCAGGTGATAATCTACGGTTTGTGGCGGGAGCGTAATGCTCGTATCTTTAGAAATGTGTCTCTTCCTCCTCCGGCCTTTTTCAAGTTGGTTGATCGTTCTCAGCGTGACAGGCTACTCTCTTTTCCTCGGGACCCCTCTCAGGCACATTCGTTGCTCGAGTTGTACTTTTGGTTTGTTGATCCTTTTAGTTAA
- the LOC106303311 gene encoding COMPASS-like H3K4 histone methylase component WDR5B encodes MPSGGNGVGNSAGTSGGSQTFKPYRHLKTLEGHTAAISCVKYSNEGNLLASASLDKSMILWSATNYSLIHRYEGHSSGVSDLAWSSDSHYTCSASDDCTLRIWDARAPYECLKVLRGHTNFVFCVNFNPPSNLIVSGSFDETIRIWEVKTGRCVRVIKEFILYLKYK; translated from the coding sequence ATGCCAAGCGGTGGAAACGGAGTCGGTAACAGCGCAGGCACAAGCGGAGGTAGTCAGACGTTCAAGCCTTACCGTCACCTGAAAACCCTAGAAGGGCACACGGCGGCGATCTCGTGCGTGAAATACTCCAACGAGGGAAACCTTCTGGCATCCGCCTCCCTGGACAAGAGCATGATTCTATGGTCCGCAACGAACTACTCCCTGATCCATCGATACGAAGGACACTCGAGTGGTGTCTCCGATCTAGCATGGTCCTCCGATTCGCACTACACCTGCTCGGCCTCCGACGACTGCACGCTTCGAATCTGGGACGCTAGGGCTCCCTACGAGTGTCTCAAGGTGCTGAGAGGCCACACCAACTTCGTCTTCTGCGTTAACTTCAACCCTCCCTCGAATCTGATCGTGTCTGGTTCGTTCGATGAGACGATTCGGATCTGGGAGGTGAAGACGGGCAGGTGCGTGCGCGTCATTAAGGAGTTTATTCTCTACTTGAAGTATAAGTAG
- the LOC106302216 gene encoding uncharacterized protein LOC106302216, whose amino-acid sequence MFVSCFLLLDHLFFDNFDSLIFFSLSRMEGRKLNLYSPLPSIRRISSKTKHSSESDNKTTVITRPERRSCLRIEQETPVSVLPDQSFDHLSEPAPVPFMWEQTPGKPKDNMTILIQESGLLETDDEEEEEDLYTGSSDGTFSVNCSTSGVSEIEKNVEKADDASSRESLDLMMSRFLPAAKAMAFTHQKRSSEQKQTLQNREALAIRQRSQVVAEHEHFAIVQSLYNDLNIDDDDDEDDEYDVDHRIYPEVTIKKACGFLPRLCAKNSFKISNPVPLVSGSNRGLYHSCEQTGLPNWSTRRLSGFISPYRTSRSAPEKPESFKRLNRGISKSQELYTPRTRRESLPNHSHSGEVTMFRNSISTPSRIQGTTIHDSRFLAEEVIRRRRRSSNRSGNLLKTWPECTAAISTPPLPETPTRPWLRRTLLPPVSPRPYGVVLGQVGAKKLSQEILESTKWETIVKTSYVHNDHVRYSQELTVHPSRQKIT is encoded by the exons ATGTTCGTTTCCTGTTTTTTGCTCCTTGATCATCTTTTTTTTGATAACTTTGATTCTTTAATTTTTTTTTCTTTATCAAGAATGGAGGGGAGGAAACTGAATTTGTATTCTCCATTACCATCAATAAGGCGAATTTCAAGTAAAACAAAGCATTCAAGTGAATCAGATAACAAGACAACAGTTATTACCAGACCAGAGCGTCGATCATGCCTAAGAATAGAACAAGAAACGCCGGTTTCTGTATTACCAGACCAGAGCTTCGATCATCTCTCCGAACCAGCTCCAGTTCCTTTTATGTGGGAACAAACCCCTGGAAAACCAAAAGATAACATGACTATACTGATTCAAGAATCAGGTTTACTAGAAACCGATGATGAAGAAGAAGAAGAAGATTTGTATACAGGTTCTTCTGATGGAACCTTCTCCGTTAACTGCAGCACAAGTGGAGTGAGTGAGATCGAAAAGAACGTTGAGAAAGCTGACGATGCGTCGTCTAGAGAAAGTCTTGATCTAATGATGTCGAGATTCTTACCAGCTGCTAAAGCGATGGCTTTCACACATCAAAAACGCTCTTCAGAGCAAAAGCAAACCCTACAAAACAGAGAAGCACTTGCAATTCGCCAAAGAAGTCAAGTAGTCGCAGAACATGAGCATTTCGCTATTGTTCAGAGTCTTTATAATGATTTAAACATTGATGATGATGACGACGAGGATGATGAGTATGATGTTGATCACCGAATCTACCCTGAAGTTACTATCAAGAAGGCTTGTGGGTTCTTGCCAAGGCTTTGTGCCAAAAACTCATTCAAGATTTCAAACCCGGTTCCTTTGGTTTCAGGATCAAACCGGGGTTTGTATCATTCTTGTGAACAAACCGGTTTACCAAACTGGTCAACTAGGCGTCTTTCCGGTTTTATATCTCCGTACCGAACCTCTCGTTCGGCTCCGGAGAAACCAGAGAGCTTCAAAAGGTTAAACAGAGGAATCAGCAAGTCTCAAGAACTGTATACACCAAGAACAAGAAGAGAGAGTCTTCCTAATCACTCACATTCTGGAGAAGTCACAATGTTTAGAAACTCTATCTCAACTCCGTCGAGGATACAAGGGACGACCATTCACGACTCGAGGTTTCTTGCGGAGGAAGTTATTAGAAGAAGAAGAAGAAGCAGCAACAGGTCAGGGAACCTTTTGAAAACATGGCCGGAATGTACGGCGGCGATTTCTACGCCACCCTTACCAGAAACTCCAACTCGGCCTTGGCTCCGACGAACACTCCTCCCGCCGGTAAGCCCTAGACCTTACGGCGTCGTGTTAGGTCAAGTTGGTGCTAAGAAACTGAGTCAAGAAATTCTTGAATCTACAAAATGGGAAACGATCGTTAAAACATCTTATGTTCACAACGACCACGTTCGTTATTCTCAG GAGCTGACTGTTCATCCCTCTCGCCAGAAAATTACATAA